The DNA sequence ATGTTCGCCGACCGGGCCCGTCAGCGGGGCTGGTCCCCCATGTACATCGATACCCGGTCGCTGGAACCCGCGCCCGATGCGTTCCTGCGGGCGGTGGCCGCCGGGCTCGGTCTGGAAGCCGGCGCCGACCCGCTGGCCCATCTGGCGATTTCGGGCAACGAGCATGCGCTGTTTTTTGACACGACGGAGACGATCGGGTCGCTCGACTGGTGGCTGCGCGAGCGGTTTTTACCGGCCCTACCCGAGCGGGTCGTGGCGGTTTTTGCCGGCCGTTTAAAACCATCGCTCGCCTGGCGGATGGATCCGGGGTGGCAGGCGCTCGTGCGGGTGGCGCCGCTGCGTAACCTGAGCGCCGACGAGACCCTCGCCTACCTCCAGAAGCGGCAGGTGCCAGATGAACGGCATCGCGACATCCTCGAATTCACCCGGGGATACCCGCTCGCGCTGTCGCTAATGAGTGACATGATCGAGCAGCACGCCGGCGCCGTCGCGGCGGCCGAGCCGGACATCATCCAGGCGCTGCTCACCCATTTCCTCGACGTGGCGCCGACGCCCGAGCATCGGTATGCGCTGCAGGTATGCGCCACGATCCGGCATACCACCGAGCAGGCGCTGGCTTCGCTCCTCGAAAAGGATGACGTACACGCGCCATTCGAGTGGTTGCGGACGTTGTCATTTATCGATGCCGGTCCGGCCGGCCTCTTCCTACACGACATGGCGCGCAAGGTGCTTGTGGCCGACCTCCAGTGGCGGGCACCGGAATGGCACTCCGAACTCCAGCGTCGCGCGCGTCACTATTATATGGGGCAGATGAACGGCGCCGGCGGCGTCCAGATACGTGAGGTGCTGATCGACTATCTGTACCTGCATCGCGACAATCCGCTCCTCAAGCCGATCTTCACCCAGCTCCAGAGCGACTGGATGGAGCAATCGTCCAACAGTCCGATCATCGACGACGCCTACCACATTTCAGATACCGAGGCGATTCTTGCGATGATCGAGCGCCACGAAGGAGCGGCGGCGGTGGAGGTTGCGCGTCGCTGGCTCGTTCGTCAACCTGCCGGCGTCCGCGTCTACCGGGACCCCGCCGGGGCGCCGCTCGGCGTCTTCGTGCCGCTACGGCTCGAGGCCGACATGGGGGAAGAGGACCGGGCGGACCCTGCCGTCGATCGCGCCCTGACCTACCTGCAGCACTTCGCGCCACTGCGAGAAGGCGAAAACGCGCTGCTGTTCCGGTTTTGGCTATCGGATGAGACGTATCAGGGCATTTCGCTCATCCAGAGCATGTGTTTCATCCAGATGGTGCGCCTTTATCTGACAACGCCGGGGCTGGCGTTCTCTTTCCTCCCTTGCGCCGAGCCCGACCACTGGCAGACGCTGTTTGCCTATGTCGATCTCCATCGGCTACCCGAGGCGGACTATGCCCTGGAGGCCGGCACGTGGGTCCCCTTCGGGCACGATTGGCGGGTGACGCCGCCAGGTGAATGGCTGAAGCGTATCGCCAGCCGGGTGCCCTCGCACGAGGACGCCGGCCGAGCGCCGGAGTCGCAGCCGTCGCTATTTGTCCTGAGCCGCGAGGATTTTCATACCGCTGTGCGCGATGCATTACGCATGCATGTACAAACGCCCCGCGCAGCTGCGCGACAACCCGCTCCTCCGTTCCCGCCTGGTGGTGGATGCCTGCCAGCACGGCGCCGATACGGCCGACCGAATCGAGGTCCTGTGCACGATGCTCGCGGATGCCGCCGGCACGCTCGACGCCTCGCCGCGCGAACGGAAGCTATTCAAGGCCGTCGAAAAGACCTACCTGAAGCCGGCGCCCTCCCAGGAGCTCGCCGCCGAACAACTTGGCGTCCCGTACAGCTCATTCCGCCGGCACCTCACCGTCGGCGTGGAGGCCATCGCCGAGGCGTTATGGCATAAGGAAGTAGGGTAGCATAGGGGATTAAGGTTCAAGGTTCGAGGCTTAAGGGAAGGTTGACAAGAGATGATTTCGCAGAGCCGCAACCATTTTTGAGCGAAAGGTGAGCGGGTTTTGGGCTGGTGGGTAAGCGGAATGGGCTGGTATTCTCATTGTGTTAACGTCGCTCCGATCGGGGCGGCCCGTTTCACTCGATTGAAATATACATATGAAACCATATCAACGTTTTCTATTCCCGCTGGCCCTCGGCGCGCTCGTCGCCGCCGGCCTCGGGCTCCCCGACTTTGGGGACGCCTCCAGCCACCGTGAGGCGCCGATGATCAGCAACGACCCGCTGGCCGATAATACCGACCTCTATGCCTTCCGCTCGCCGGACGACCCGGAGACGGTCACCATCATCGCCAACTACATCCCGCTCCAACTGCCGGAGGGCGGCCCGAACTACAACACGTTCGGAGAAAATATCCGGTA is a window from the Rhodothermales bacterium genome containing:
- a CDS encoding AAA family ATPase produces the protein MYTKFADMLNAARQRLFVGRKAELDLFDEALTGGSRPYAVLFVYGPGGVGKTSLLHMFADRARQRGWSPMYIDTRSLEPAPDAFLRAVAAGLGLEAGADPLAHLAISGNEHALFFDTTETIGSLDWWLRERFLPALPERVVAVFAGRLKPSLAWRMDPGWQALVRVAPLRNLSADETLAYLQKRQVPDERHRDILEFTRGYPLALSLMSDMIEQHAGAVAAAEPDIIQALLTHFLDVAPTPEHRYALQVCATIRHTTEQALASLLEKDDVHAPFEWLRTLSFIDAGPAGLFLHDMARKVLVADLQWRAPEWHSELQRRARHYYMGQMNGAGGVQIREVLIDYLYLHRDNPLLKPIFTQLQSDWMEQSSNSPIIDDAYHISDTEAILAMIERHEGAAAVEVARRWLVRQPAGVRVYRDPAGAPLGVFVPLRLEADMGEEDRADPAVDRALTYLQHFAPLREGENALLFRFWLSDETYQGISLIQSMCFIQMVRLYLTTPGLAFSFLPCAEPDHWQTLFAYVDLHRLPEADYALEAGTWVPFGHDWRVTPPGEWLKRIASRVPSHEDAGRAPESQPSLFVLSREDFHTAVRDALRMHVQTPRAAARQPAPPFPPGGGCLPARRRYGRPNRGPVHDARGCRRHARRLAARTEAIQGRRKDLPEAGALPGARRRTTWRPVQLIPPAPHRRRGGHRRGVMA